The following proteins come from a genomic window of Iamia sp. SCSIO 61187:
- a CDS encoding NADH-ubiquinone oxidoreductase-F iron-sulfur binding region domain-containing protein, with protein MADTQLSRVLPLEPIATLADYESAGGGCGLEAARRLGPVGTIEEIEASGLRGRGGGGFPTGTKWRTIAEHTSTAEHTTVVINGAEGEPGSFKDRTLLRRSPYGVIEGALIAAEATAADRVVIAVKETFTVERERLEAAVAEVVAAGWADGVSLEVVAGPSAYLYGEETALLEVLDGRPPFPRIAPPFRHGVEETPSLSPGEAAGTDMTQEGGSGAAPTLVNNVETAAHAAAILAQGAQWFREMGTAGSPGTFLCTISGDTVRHGVRELAMGTTLGDAIDVVGGGHRKGRRLIAALSGVANALVPQQLFDTPLTYEAMSAIGSGMGAAGFLVVDDASDLTSVVAGVSRFLAVESCGQCTPCKVDGLAISESLARIAGSNAAEESDLEVVTRRSSTVSNGARCYLGIQHETVVRSLLEVFPDAIPAHLDGRLPVAPPTLVAPIIDIVDGRAVLDRTQADKQPDWTHDATDSGKTPVERFGYGTAPA; from the coding sequence ATGGCCGACACCCAGCTGAGCCGCGTCCTCCCCCTCGAGCCCATCGCCACCCTCGCCGACTACGAGTCCGCCGGCGGGGGCTGCGGCCTGGAGGCGGCGCGCCGCCTCGGCCCGGTGGGGACCATCGAGGAGATCGAGGCCTCCGGCCTGCGGGGCCGGGGCGGCGGCGGCTTCCCCACGGGGACGAAGTGGCGCACGATCGCCGAGCACACCTCGACGGCCGAGCACACCACCGTGGTCATCAACGGGGCCGAGGGCGAGCCCGGGTCGTTCAAGGACCGGACCCTCCTGCGCCGCAGCCCCTACGGCGTGATCGAGGGGGCGCTCATCGCCGCCGAGGCCACCGCCGCCGACCGGGTGGTCATCGCCGTCAAGGAGACCTTCACCGTCGAGCGCGAACGCCTCGAGGCGGCCGTCGCCGAGGTGGTCGCCGCCGGCTGGGCCGACGGCGTCTCCCTCGAGGTGGTCGCCGGCCCCAGCGCCTACCTCTACGGCGAGGAGACGGCCCTGCTCGAGGTCCTCGACGGGCGCCCGCCGTTCCCCCGGATCGCCCCGCCCTTCCGCCACGGGGTCGAGGAGACCCCGTCCCTCTCGCCCGGGGAGGCGGCCGGGACCGACATGACACAGGAGGGCGGGAGCGGTGCCGCCCCCACGCTGGTGAACAACGTCGAGACCGCGGCCCACGCCGCCGCCATCCTCGCCCAGGGTGCCCAGTGGTTCCGCGAGATGGGCACCGCCGGCTCGCCCGGGACGTTCCTGTGCACCATCAGCGGCGACACCGTCCGGCACGGCGTGCGCGAGCTGGCCATGGGGACCACCCTGGGCGACGCCATCGACGTCGTCGGCGGAGGGCACCGCAAGGGCCGACGCCTCATCGCCGCCTTGTCGGGTGTGGCCAACGCCCTCGTCCCCCAGCAGCTGTTCGACACGCCGCTCACCTACGAGGCCATGTCGGCCATCGGCAGCGGGATGGGGGCGGCCGGGTTCCTCGTCGTCGACGACGCCTCCGACCTCACCTCGGTCGTCGCCGGTGTGTCGCGGTTCCTCGCCGTGGAGTCCTGCGGCCAGTGCACCCCGTGCAAGGTCGACGGCCTGGCCATCTCCGAGAGCCTGGCCCGCATCGCCGGCAGCAACGCCGCCGAGGAGTCGGACCTCGAGGTCGTCACCCGGCGGAGCTCCACGGTGTCGAACGGGGCCCGCTGCTACCTGGGGATCCAGCACGAGACGGTGGTGCGGAGCCTGCTCGAGGTCTTCCCCGACGCCATCCCCGCCCACCTCGACGGTCGGCTGCCCGTCGCCCCGCCCACCCTCGTCGCGCCGATCATCGACATCGTCGACGGCCGTGCCGTCCTCGACCGCACCCAGGCCGACAAGCAGCCAGACTGGACCCACGACGCCACCGACTCGGGCAAGACCCCCGTCGAGCGGTTCGGCTACGGCACCGCCCCGGCCTGA
- a CDS encoding glycoside hydrolase family 65 protein, with amino-acid sequence MGPDVFPVEPWRVRETRLDLDLIDESESLFALSNGHIGLRGNLDEGEPHGLPGTYLGSFFETRPLPYAEAGYGYPEEGQSIVDVTNGKIIRLYVDDEPLDVRYGELLAHERVLDLRAGSLARRLRWRSPAGGLVEVESTRLVSFTHRSVAAIEYVVTAVDAPLRITVQSELVANEDLPDQSDDPRSAAPLSGVLEGLHHEHGDGTALLVHRTRRSGLMMAAGMAHELELPSGRALETDSAADWARTTVTCELQPGQRLRLVKYLAYGWSSVRSRPALRDQVHAALTSARHTGWAGLVADQRGYLDDFWDGADVEVEGDPDLQQAVRFGMFHVVQASARAQRRAIAAKGLTGPGYDGHAFWDTEMFVLPVLTYTLPHAAADALRWRASTLDLARDRARQLDLAGATFPWRTIRGQECSAYWPAGTAGFHVNADIAAAFERYRLVTGDDTLERECGLEVLVETARLWASLGHHDRHGTWHIDGVTGPDEYTAVVNDNLFTNVMAAHNLESAAAACERHPEAARGLGVTTEETAAWRDAAAAVHIPYDDELGVHEQCEGFTRLREWDFTGNTDYPLLLHEPYVRLYPAQVIKQADLVLAMQVRGHLFTPEQKARNVDYYERRTVRDSSLSACSQAVMCARVGHLDLAHSYAYEAAMVDLRNLHGNTKDGLHMASLAGTWTALVQGFGGLHDDEGVLAIDPVLPGPIGRLTFRLRWREFRLTVTVTHEQVTFTVRDGPDGTLTIRHAGEDIEVGTGAPTVVDLAPRRPLSPGIPDQPPDCCPDPRTQTATGP; translated from the coding sequence ATCGGTCCCGACGTGTTCCCGGTCGAGCCGTGGCGGGTGCGGGAGACCCGGCTCGACCTGGACCTGATCGACGAGTCCGAGTCGCTCTTCGCCCTCTCGAACGGCCACATCGGGCTGCGGGGCAACCTCGACGAGGGCGAGCCCCACGGTCTCCCCGGCACCTACCTCGGGTCCTTCTTCGAGACCCGGCCCCTGCCCTACGCCGAGGCGGGCTACGGGTACCCCGAGGAGGGCCAGTCGATCGTCGACGTCACCAACGGCAAGATCATCCGCCTCTACGTCGACGACGAGCCCCTCGACGTCCGCTACGGCGAGCTGCTCGCCCACGAGCGGGTCCTGGACCTCCGGGCCGGTTCGCTGGCCCGCCGGCTGCGGTGGCGGTCGCCCGCCGGCGGCCTCGTCGAGGTGGAGAGCACCCGGCTGGTGTCGTTCACCCACCGCAGCGTCGCCGCCATCGAGTACGTCGTCACCGCCGTCGACGCCCCGCTGCGCATCACCGTGCAGTCCGAGCTGGTCGCCAACGAGGACCTCCCCGACCAGTCGGACGACCCCCGGTCGGCCGCCCCCCTGAGCGGCGTCCTCGAGGGCCTCCACCACGAGCACGGCGACGGCACCGCCCTGCTCGTCCACCGCACCCGGCGCAGCGGGCTGATGATGGCGGCGGGCATGGCGCACGAGCTCGAGCTCCCGTCGGGTCGTGCGCTGGAGACCGATTCTGCGGCCGACTGGGCCCGCACCACGGTCACCTGCGAGCTCCAGCCCGGCCAGCGCCTGCGCCTCGTCAAGTACCTGGCCTACGGATGGTCGAGCGTCCGGTCCCGCCCGGCGCTGCGGGACCAGGTCCACGCCGCCCTCACCTCGGCCCGCCACACCGGCTGGGCCGGGCTCGTCGCTGACCAGCGGGGCTACCTCGACGACTTCTGGGACGGCGCGGACGTCGAGGTCGAGGGCGACCCCGACCTCCAGCAGGCCGTCCGCTTCGGGATGTTCCACGTCGTCCAGGCCAGCGCCCGGGCCCAGCGCCGGGCCATCGCCGCCAAGGGGCTCACCGGCCCCGGCTACGACGGCCACGCCTTCTGGGACACCGAGATGTTCGTGCTCCCGGTCCTCACCTACACCCTCCCGCACGCCGCGGCCGACGCCCTGCGGTGGCGGGCCTCGACCCTCGACCTGGCCCGGGACCGGGCCCGGCAGCTCGACCTGGCCGGGGCCACGTTCCCGTGGCGCACGATCAGGGGCCAGGAGTGCTCGGCCTACTGGCCGGCGGGCACCGCCGGGTTCCACGTGAACGCCGACATCGCCGCCGCCTTCGAGCGCTACCGGCTGGTCACCGGCGACGACACCCTCGAGCGCGAGTGCGGGCTGGAGGTCCTGGTCGAGACGGCCCGGCTGTGGGCGTCGCTCGGCCACCACGACCGCCACGGAACCTGGCACATCGACGGGGTCACCGGCCCCGATGAGTACACCGCCGTCGTCAACGACAACCTCTTCACCAACGTCATGGCCGCCCACAACCTCGAGAGCGCGGCGGCCGCCTGCGAGCGCCACCCCGAGGCCGCCCGGGGCCTCGGCGTGACCACCGAGGAGACGGCCGCCTGGCGCGACGCCGCCGCCGCGGTCCACATCCCCTACGACGACGAGCTCGGCGTCCACGAGCAGTGCGAGGGCTTCACCCGGCTGCGGGAGTGGGACTTCACCGGCAACACGGACTACCCGCTGCTCCTGCACGAGCCCTACGTCCGGCTGTACCCGGCCCAGGTCATCAAGCAGGCCGACCTGGTGCTGGCCATGCAGGTGCGCGGCCACCTGTTCACCCCCGAGCAGAAGGCCCGCAACGTCGACTACTACGAGCGCCGCACGGTGCGGGACTCGTCGCTCTCGGCCTGCAGCCAGGCGGTCATGTGCGCCCGGGTCGGCCACCTCGACCTGGCCCACTCCTACGCCTACGAGGCGGCCATGGTCGACCTCCGCAACCTCCACGGCAACACCAAGGACGGCCTGCACATGGCCTCGCTGGCCGGGACCTGGACCGCCCTTGTCCAGGGCTTCGGCGGGCTCCACGACGACGAGGGCGTCCTCGCCATCGACCCCGTGCTCCCCGGCCCGATCGGCCGCCTCACGTTCCGGCTGCGGTGGCGGGAGTTCCGCCTGACCGTCACCGTGACCCACGAGCAGGTCACCTTCACCGTCCGCGACGGCCCCGACGGCACCCTGACGATCCGCCACGCCGGCGAGGACATCGAGGTCGGCACCGGCGCCCCCACCGTCGTCGACCTGGCGCCCCGCCGCCCCCTCTCGCCCGGCATCCCGGACCAGCCCCCCGACTGCTGCCCGGACCCCCGCACCCAGACGGCGACCGGTCCCTGA
- a CDS encoding enoyl-CoA hydratase/isomerase family protein produces MTFEQITEERRDDVVVLTLHRPERLNAWTPRMTAELVEAIDAADADDAVGAIVVTGAGRGFCAGADIEATFQAQLDGDASAAAPASDRDWVALVRETKPMVAAVNGVALGVGLTMFLPCDRIVASDRARFSLRFVKMGLVPELASSSFLPQRVGFGAASDLMLSGRMVEADEALALGLADEVVPHDDLLEVAVARARSYGANPAGALRSIKRLLTANATEPDTTVVQRREIAALKEAYASPEHAAAVEAFLSSRR; encoded by the coding sequence GTGACCTTCGAGCAGATTACCGAGGAGCGGCGCGACGACGTCGTCGTGCTGACCCTCCACCGCCCCGAGCGGCTCAACGCCTGGACGCCGCGCATGACCGCCGAGCTGGTGGAGGCGATCGACGCCGCCGACGCGGACGACGCCGTCGGCGCGATCGTCGTGACCGGCGCCGGGCGGGGGTTCTGCGCCGGCGCCGACATCGAGGCGACGTTCCAGGCCCAGCTCGACGGGGACGCCTCCGCCGCCGCGCCGGCCAGCGACCGCGACTGGGTGGCGCTCGTGCGGGAGACCAAGCCGATGGTCGCCGCCGTCAACGGCGTGGCGCTCGGCGTGGGGCTGACGATGTTCCTCCCCTGCGACCGGATCGTCGCCTCGGACCGGGCCCGGTTCTCGCTGCGGTTCGTGAAGATGGGCCTGGTGCCGGAGCTGGCGTCGTCGTCGTTCCTGCCCCAGCGGGTCGGCTTCGGGGCGGCGTCGGACCTGATGCTGTCGGGGCGGATGGTCGAGGCCGACGAGGCCCTCGCCCTGGGTCTGGCCGACGAGGTCGTCCCCCACGACGACCTGCTGGAGGTGGCCGTGGCGCGGGCCCGCTCCTACGGGGCGAACCCGGCCGGCGCCCTCCGCTCGATCAAGCGGCTGCTCACCGCCAACGCCACCGAGCCCGACACCACGGTGGTCCAGCGCCGCGAGATCGCCGCCCTGAAGGAGGCCTACGCCAGCCCCGAGCACGCCGCCGCCGTCGAGGCGTTCCTGTCCTCGCGCCGCTGA
- a CDS encoding TetR/AcrR family transcriptional regulator has translation MAHRPGKAAILRAAVEVMGADGYEGSSTRDMAARAGVTVAALYHHFPSKLDLLREFLDEAHEITIARLERRLAALDDPTPAARLDEAVATLVATHLHDDFAQRASNVALREYTRLAPPDRAAIDAKRALLLDRVTALVAPFGVAEPRETARALVTLCSSLVEPFAAGELGSMADVIALYQDLARRLVGAPPTSPGAPP, from the coding sequence ATGGCGCACCGGCCGGGCAAGGCGGCGATCCTGCGGGCCGCCGTCGAGGTGATGGGCGCCGACGGCTACGAGGGCAGCTCGACCCGGGACATGGCCGCCCGGGCCGGGGTCACCGTGGCCGCGCTGTACCACCACTTCCCGTCGAAGCTCGACCTGCTGCGGGAGTTCCTCGACGAGGCCCACGAGATCACCATCGCCCGGCTCGAGCGCCGCCTCGCCGCCCTCGACGACCCGACGCCCGCGGCCCGCCTCGACGAGGCCGTGGCCACCCTGGTCGCCACCCACCTGCACGACGACTTCGCCCAGCGGGCGTCGAACGTCGCCCTGCGGGAGTACACCCGGCTGGCCCCGCCCGACCGGGCCGCCATCGACGCCAAGCGAGCCCTGCTGCTGGACCGGGTCACCGCGCTGGTGGCGCCGTTCGGCGTCGCCGAGCCGCGCGAGACGGCCCGGGCCCTCGTGACGCTGTGCAGCTCGCTGGTCGAGCCCTTCGCCGCCGGCGAGCTGGGCTCGATGGCCGACGTGATCGCCCTCTACCAGGACCTCGCCCGCCGCCTCGTCGGCGCGCCCCCCACATCCCCAGGAGCCCCACCGTGA
- a CDS encoding YecA family protein yields MTAWHRLAADEASERQIRIGLDGLLVWVALPAVEVVLVGDDTVELQPDPTPHPVMPGLPVISLPDTWEPGLAADDLVGLVLDGEHLRLVRADHGTAAGPAAVGHLRTAFEELGRDLGTPPTNADGWVLDLRDVVPDLLADHRSVIRALRQPFEEALDAAGMAHAGPMVGGTGITEEQLVLHAVGRQLLASAGLWDDDAPIEQVGVLWLALMAPADSGDEVPTAVGPLLGTAEIVSVVAANLRQAPTTVVDHVARRIRSVAPAPTIGPMWLLALVALHHGMARAARDLLAKAAVTRPPQPGDGWNQAWELLGELEAVAGDVDAAQRTWQLAGADERGAQLDPWRPIPPKAVGRNETCPCGSGRKFKQCCLRRPATPDLAARAPFVWWKVQTWALTHHLDDLPFTNSLVGPGPMERLIFSVQAYMAEGEGLDRILDELEDLLPDDEVDLARSWSATRHRLWKVESVTADGGAQLREAATGEVVTVPAAPRAHELVPGRHVIGLVVAGPGSSHLVGHSLPVRPDALDPARQALADELDERALRTLVRDVADLPA; encoded by the coding sequence GTGACAGCGTGGCATCGCCTCGCCGCGGACGAGGCCTCCGAGCGTCAGATCCGCATCGGGCTCGACGGCCTCCTCGTCTGGGTCGCCCTCCCCGCGGTCGAGGTCGTCCTCGTCGGTGACGACACCGTCGAGCTCCAGCCCGACCCGACACCGCACCCGGTGATGCCGGGCCTGCCGGTCATCTCCCTCCCGGACACGTGGGAGCCGGGCCTCGCGGCCGACGACCTCGTGGGTCTGGTGCTCGACGGGGAGCACCTCCGCCTGGTGCGCGCCGACCACGGGACAGCCGCCGGCCCGGCTGCCGTCGGCCACCTGCGCACGGCCTTCGAGGAGCTCGGTCGCGACCTCGGCACCCCGCCGACGAACGCTGACGGGTGGGTGCTCGACCTCCGAGACGTCGTCCCGGACCTGCTAGCGGATCACCGCAGCGTGATCCGAGCACTGCGCCAGCCCTTCGAGGAGGCCCTGGATGCGGCCGGGATGGCCCACGCCGGCCCGATGGTCGGCGGGACCGGGATCACCGAGGAGCAGCTCGTCCTCCACGCCGTCGGGCGACAGCTGCTGGCCTCGGCGGGGCTGTGGGACGACGACGCCCCGATCGAGCAGGTGGGCGTGCTGTGGCTCGCCCTGATGGCGCCGGCCGACTCGGGCGACGAGGTCCCGACGGCGGTGGGCCCGCTCCTAGGCACCGCCGAGATCGTGTCCGTCGTGGCCGCGAACCTGCGGCAGGCCCCCACCACCGTCGTGGACCACGTGGCCCGTCGGATCCGGTCGGTCGCGCCGGCGCCGACGATCGGCCCCATGTGGTTGCTCGCCCTCGTGGCCCTCCACCATGGCATGGCGCGCGCCGCTCGCGACCTGCTCGCCAAGGCCGCCGTGACGCGGCCTCCCCAACCCGGCGACGGTTGGAACCAGGCCTGGGAGCTCCTCGGAGAGCTGGAGGCTGTCGCCGGCGACGTCGATGCGGCCCAGCGGACCTGGCAGCTGGCCGGCGCCGACGAGCGCGGCGCCCAGCTCGATCCCTGGCGCCCGATCCCGCCGAAGGCGGTCGGACGCAACGAGACCTGCCCGTGCGGGTCGGGCCGCAAGTTCAAGCAGTGCTGCCTGCGCCGCCCGGCGACGCCCGACCTCGCCGCCCGGGCCCCGTTCGTGTGGTGGAAGGTCCAGACCTGGGCCCTCACCCACCACCTCGATGACCTGCCCTTCACCAACTCCCTGGTGGGCCCCGGACCGATGGAGCGCCTGATCTTCTCGGTGCAGGCCTACATGGCCGAGGGCGAGGGGCTGGACCGGATCCTCGATGAGCTGGAGGACCTCCTCCCCGACGACGAGGTCGATCTCGCTCGGTCGTGGAGCGCCACCCGCCACCGGCTGTGGAAGGTCGAGTCCGTCACCGCCGATGGAGGGGCCCAGCTGAGAGAGGCCGCCACCGGCGAGGTGGTGACCGTCCCGGCGGCACCGCGGGCGCACGAGCTGGTGCCGGGTCGCCACGTCATCGGCCTGGTCGTCGCCGGCCCGGGCTCGTCGCACCTCGTCGGCCACTCGCTCCCGGTCCGCCCCGATGCTCTCGACCCGGCGCGCCAGGCACTGGCCGACGAGCTCGACGAGCGGGCGCTCCGCACCCTCGTCCGCGACGTCGCCGACCTACCGGCCTGA
- a CDS encoding ester cyclase — translation MIDEQLRAKRLAVLAEHFASEVDREFDRTIATFAGTPRYEIIPTGQVHEGEDEVLAYHRAQRTAFPDQRHDGVTMHVADDDTVIAEFDLLGTNLGAFLGGEPTGQAFRVPTIAVFSFEAGGEGITNERVYLDLVSLLTQIGRTDLLPS, via the coding sequence ATGATCGACGAGCAGCTGAGGGCGAAGCGGTTGGCGGTGCTGGCGGAGCACTTCGCCTCGGAGGTCGACCGGGAGTTCGACCGCACCATCGCCACCTTCGCCGGGACGCCCCGGTACGAGATCATCCCCACCGGCCAGGTGCACGAGGGTGAGGACGAGGTGCTCGCCTACCACCGGGCCCAGCGGACCGCCTTCCCCGACCAGCGCCACGACGGGGTCACGATGCACGTGGCCGACGACGACACCGTCATCGCCGAGTTCGACCTCCTGGGCACCAACCTCGGCGCCTTCCTCGGGGGCGAGCCCACCGGCCAGGCCTTCCGGGTGCCGACCATCGCCGTGTTCTCCTTCGAGGCCGGCGGCGAGGGGATCACCAACGAGCGGGTCTACCTCGACCTGGTCAGCCTCCTCACCCAGATCGGGCGGACCGACCTCCTGCCGAGCTGA
- a CDS encoding enoyl-CoA hydratase/isomerase family protein, with protein sequence MADPETASPREIRVTRDGDVEVLTIDRPAARNALTFTTYAELQEAVETTTARCLVITGTDPAFCSGDDVKQVMTAVASAPRDRAPRLTPAAGALLRTDVPVIAAVNGAAVGWGMELAVMADIRVLSERARFGELFVKRGLCSDVAGLGRLVQLVGREAATELLLTGRVIDAAEARDIGLARRVVAHDELLPTAMALAQEIAANPPLAVRALKAGLRRALDPDWDDLGRWVSATLADLFQTDDHREGVAAFLEKRPPTYQGS encoded by the coding sequence ATGGCCGATCCCGAGACCGCCAGCCCCCGGGAGATCCGGGTCACCCGCGACGGCGACGTCGAGGTCCTCACCATCGACCGCCCCGCGGCCCGCAACGCCCTCACCTTCACCACCTACGCCGAGCTCCAGGAGGCGGTGGAGACGACCACGGCGCGCTGCCTCGTCATCACCGGCACCGACCCGGCGTTCTGCTCGGGCGACGACGTCAAGCAGGTCATGACGGCGGTGGCGTCGGCACCACGCGACCGCGCGCCCCGCCTCACGCCCGCCGCCGGCGCCCTCCTGCGCACCGACGTGCCGGTGATCGCGGCGGTCAACGGCGCGGCGGTGGGCTGGGGCATGGAGCTGGCCGTGATGGCCGACATCCGGGTGCTGTCGGAGCGGGCCCGGTTCGGCGAGCTGTTCGTGAAGCGGGGGCTCTGCAGCGACGTGGCCGGGCTCGGACGCCTGGTCCAGCTCGTCGGGCGGGAGGCGGCCACCGAGCTCCTCCTCACCGGCCGGGTGATCGACGCCGCCGAGGCGCGCGACATCGGCCTGGCCCGGCGCGTCGTCGCCCACGACGAGCTGCTGCCGACGGCGATGGCCCTGGCCCAGGAGATCGCGGCCAACCCGCCCCTGGCCGTGCGGGCGCTCAAGGCCGGGCTCCGCCGCGCCCTCGACCCCGACTGGGACGACCTCGGGCGCTGGGTGAGCGCCACCCTCGCCGACCTCTTCCAGACCGATGACCACCGGGAGGGCGTCGCCGCCTTCCTCGAGAAGCGCCCCCCGACCTACCAAGGAAGCTGA
- a CDS encoding acyl-CoA dehydrogenase family protein — protein sequence MDFDLPQDLVDYLAELDEFIEREIKPIEQRDDNIRFFDHRREDARTDWERGGLPNEDWEALLREMRDVADAAGHYRYAFPSEYGGKDGTNLGMAVIREHLARKGLGLHNDLQNESSIVGNNVGLLLMLHHGTEEQKAEWVPKLLDGTSGFAFGITEPDHGSDATHMETTARRDGDEWVITGEKTWNTGVHKAPYDLIFARTSGEAGDGHGITAFLVPTKSPGFEIVEYLWTFNMPTDHAHIRLTDVRVGDDAIFGGEGKGLGVVQMFFNENRIRQAASSLGAAEYCLDRAIEHARTRAPFGKPLAHNQGIQFPLVELVTQCEMLRALIRQTAWKMDRDGAFSVSKEVSMCNYTANRLCCDAADRAMQVFGGMGYSRHEPFEHIYRHHRRYRITEGAEEIQMRRVAGYLFGFMGQQAPKGVGSVRG from the coding sequence ATGGACTTCGACCTGCCGCAGGACCTCGTCGACTACCTCGCCGAGCTCGACGAGTTCATCGAGCGCGAGATCAAGCCGATCGAGCAGCGCGACGACAACATCCGCTTCTTCGACCACCGGCGCGAGGACGCCCGCACCGACTGGGAGCGCGGCGGGCTGCCCAACGAGGACTGGGAGGCGCTGCTGCGCGAGATGCGCGACGTGGCCGACGCCGCCGGCCACTACCGCTACGCCTTCCCCTCCGAGTACGGCGGCAAGGACGGCACCAACCTCGGCATGGCCGTCATCCGCGAGCACCTGGCCCGCAAGGGCCTCGGCCTCCACAACGACCTCCAGAACGAGAGCTCGATCGTCGGCAACAACGTCGGCCTCCTGCTGATGCTCCACCACGGCACCGAGGAGCAGAAGGCCGAGTGGGTGCCCAAGCTGCTCGACGGCACCAGCGGGTTCGCCTTCGGCATCACCGAGCCCGACCACGGCTCCGACGCCACCCACATGGAGACCACCGCCCGCCGTGACGGCGACGAGTGGGTCATCACCGGCGAGAAGACCTGGAACACCGGCGTCCACAAGGCGCCCTACGACCTGATCTTCGCCCGCACCTCGGGCGAGGCCGGCGACGGGCACGGCATCACCGCCTTCCTCGTCCCGACCAAGAGCCCCGGCTTCGAGATCGTCGAGTACCTGTGGACGTTCAACATGCCGACCGACCACGCCCACATCCGCCTCACCGACGTGCGGGTCGGCGACGACGCCATCTTCGGCGGCGAGGGCAAGGGCCTCGGCGTGGTCCAGATGTTCTTCAACGAGAACCGGATCCGCCAGGCCGCCTCGTCCCTCGGCGCGGCCGAGTACTGCCTCGACCGGGCCATCGAGCACGCCCGCACCCGGGCCCCGTTCGGCAAGCCGCTGGCCCACAACCAGGGCATCCAGTTCCCCCTCGTCGAGCTGGTGACCCAGTGCGAGATGCTGCGGGCCCTCATCCGCCAGACGGCGTGGAAGATGGACCGCGACGGCGCCTTCTCGGTCTCCAAGGAGGTGTCGATGTGCAACTACACGGCCAACCGCCTGTGCTGCGACGCCGCCGACCGGGCCATGCAGGTCTTCGGCGGGATGGGCTACTCCCGCCACGAGCCCTTCGAGCACATCTACCGCCACCACCGCCGCTACCGCATCACCGAGGGCGCCGAGGAGATCCAGATGCGCCGCGTCGCCGGCTACCTCTTCGGGTTCATGGGCCAGCAGGCGCCCAAGGGCGTGGGGAGCGTGCGGGGCTGA
- a CDS encoding MOSC domain-containing protein, with protein MNQPPTGTVASVNVDGDHRFSKTPTAGARLLAGLGVEGDAHSGSTVRHRSRVRADPTQPNLRQVHLIGAEMFEALAAAGFAVGPGDLGENLTTSGIDLHDLPVGSVLRIGDGALVALTGLRNPCGQIEGFRTGLLDHVRSRDASGAVVRRAGVMGVVVHGGTVRAGDRIEVALPPGPHVPLERI; from the coding sequence GTGAACCAGCCACCCACCGGGACGGTCGCCAGCGTCAACGTCGACGGTGATCACCGGTTCTCGAAGACGCCGACCGCCGGCGCCCGCCTGCTCGCCGGTCTCGGGGTCGAGGGCGACGCCCACAGCGGCAGCACCGTGCGCCACCGCTCGCGCGTGCGGGCCGACCCCACCCAGCCCAACCTCCGCCAGGTGCACCTGATCGGCGCCGAGATGTTCGAGGCCCTCGCCGCCGCCGGCTTCGCCGTCGGCCCCGGTGACCTCGGCGAGAACCTCACCACCTCCGGGATCGACCTCCACGACCTGCCCGTCGGATCCGTGCTCCGGATCGGTGACGGCGCCCTCGTCGCCCTGACCGGTCTGCGCAACCCGTGCGGTCAGATCGAGGGGTTCCGGACCGGCCTGCTCGACCACGTCCGCAGCCGCGACGCGTCCGGTGCCGTGGTCCGGCGGGCCGGGGTGATGGGCGTCGTCGTCCACGGCGGCACCGTCCGCGCCGGCGACCGCATCGAGGTCGCCCTCCCACCCGGCCCGCACGTCCCCCTCGAACGCATCTGA